A region from the Sandaracinus amylolyticus genome encodes:
- a CDS encoding YbeD family protein, with the protein MSNARPTLTYPLEWEYRVIGADEADLRSAIVTVMGSRAHSVAEPRRSREGRWISLHVVLIVHTEQERDDLHRELVAHPAVRLVM; encoded by the coding sequence ATGTCGAACGCGCGACCCACGCTGACGTACCCGCTCGAGTGGGAGTACCGGGTGATCGGCGCCGACGAGGCGGACCTGCGCTCCGCGATCGTGACGGTGATGGGCTCGCGCGCCCACAGCGTCGCGGAGCCGCGCCGGAGCCGCGAGGGCCGTTGGATCTCGCTGCACGTCGTGTTGATCGTCCACACCGAGCAGGAGCGCGACGACCTCCATCGAGAGCTCGTCGCGCACCCGGCGGTGCGGCTCGTCATGTAG
- a CDS encoding alpha/beta fold hydrolase, with the protein MRSFHLRVRGVELACEEHGEGPRTLVLVHGYTGTRRDFAWVAPALAERERRVIVIEQRGHGRSTWLRDDEAYTLDALTHDLGAALDALALERVDLVGHSMGGQVALRLALDAPHRVRSLALVSTWGGCIDVFPKPPLHSRVIDAFPLLRQAADAYHRTRGRQVSAPPLDVDPHAYRALPRTMRDTDLRGRLTSLRVPTRVIVGGADARFVPHAAALARVIPDATLTVIDHAGHQVMSERPRAFVDVLEPHLASS; encoded by the coding sequence ATGCGCTCGTTCCATCTCCGCGTCCGAGGCGTCGAGCTCGCGTGCGAAGAGCACGGCGAGGGCCCGCGCACCCTGGTGCTGGTCCACGGCTACACCGGCACGCGGCGCGACTTCGCGTGGGTCGCGCCCGCGCTCGCCGAGCGTGAGCGTCGCGTGATCGTCATCGAGCAACGCGGGCACGGGCGCTCGACGTGGCTCCGCGACGACGAGGCGTACACGCTCGACGCGCTCACCCATGATCTCGGCGCGGCGCTCGACGCGCTGGCGCTCGAGCGCGTCGATCTCGTCGGGCACTCGATGGGCGGTCAGGTCGCGCTGCGCCTCGCGCTCGACGCGCCGCATCGCGTGCGCTCGCTCGCGTTGGTCTCGACGTGGGGCGGCTGCATCGACGTGTTCCCGAAGCCGCCGCTGCACAGCCGCGTGATCGACGCGTTCCCGCTGCTGCGTCAGGCAGCCGACGCGTACCACCGCACGCGCGGGCGCCAGGTCTCGGCACCGCCGCTCGACGTCGATCCCCACGCGTACCGCGCGCTGCCCCGCACGATGCGCGACACGGATCTGCGCGGTCGCCTCACGTCACTGCGCGTGCCGACGCGCGTGATCGTCGGAGGCGCCGACGCGCGCTTCGTCCCCCACGCCGCGGCGCTCGCGCGCGTGATCCCCGACGCGACCCTCACGGTGATCGATCACGCCGGCCACCAAGTGATGAGCGAGCGCCCGCGCGCGTTCGTCGACGTCCTCGAGCCTCACCTGGCGTCGAGCTGA
- a CDS encoding FAD-dependent oxidoreductase has translation MRALLNESETLHLAIEGFSWPDLHHPDGLRALHDRFDAWLAEQDAEAHARLAKWRAAPDALGAKDVSATIVAVAPYVGRFVARLFGVEREVDERSRSIALEEPVFAFRKAVLKKRVVDAKSAPAWSGALEVAHGIASAARTTFASDDEDEERAIAIAGLRVHAIDDTARKVARGGGASWTDALREDASRLRAAVATVDDVSALDDGALAARVIDAIVASIHARRADAGDPVSRWPSLRARHELHHEKLVRLRVPEDARAPGELEGPRDHRRERVEPFALTDHRGSPRAIATEVDLCLDCHAREKDSCSKGLKDKSGALKKNPIGVELPGCPLHEPIGEMNELRRGGEVIGALAAVTIANPMCPGTGHRICNDCMKACVFQTSEPVNIPEIETRVLEDVLRLPWGFEIWSLLTRWNPLHVTRPYPRANIGKSVLVVGLGPAGYTLCHHLVNEGFGVVAIDGLKLEPLPAELVGSSERPPVPVRDVDALRTPLEERVIGGFGGVSEYGITVRWDKSFLALLHLNLARRATFRAYGGVRFGGTITLEDAWSLGFDHVAIAAGAGKPTMIDVPNGLARGVRQASDFLMGLQLGGAFKRDSLAQLQVRLPAVVIGGGLTAIDAATELLAYYVVQVEKTLERVEAMARGRSIDAVLARLDDEEREVVREHLEHARALREERAAAARELRAPRIQALLDSWGGVRLAYRRRLADSPAYRLNHEEVAKSLEEGVRYLELLAPAEVHVDRFGAAEAISFERQEIADGGALRGTGEHVKVPARTILVAAGTRPNVTYEREHPGTFAIDRRGFFASHDARVGEDGTITLVPAPSGEGFFTSYAKDGRVVSYYGDNHPKYAGSVVKAMASAKDGHVHVSRLFARDIAALDAARGDTRQQSARDAAWSALVATLDDELLARVHETKRLAPGIVEVVVHAPRAARAFRPGQFYRLQGLESLASRAQGTTLVTEGLALTGARTDLERGLVSVIVLEMGASSKLCERMRPGDPIVLMGPTGAPTEIGHGENVLLLGGGLGNAVLFSIGRALREAGSRVLYFAGYRDSAQLFEQGEIEASSDQVIWANDHGAPIAPRRPQDAQFRGNIVQAMQAYERGELGERVFSLGEVDRVLAIGSDGMMRAVRDVRQGLLAKQLGRAKVALGSINSPMQCMMKEICGQCLQRRVDPATGAERFVYTCYEQDQPLDEVDFDFLRQRLRQSSAHEKLADAWLAHVLASESVSPGPNEAQAAE, from the coding sequence ATGCGCGCTTTGCTGAACGAGTCCGAGACGTTGCACCTCGCGATCGAGGGCTTCTCCTGGCCCGATCTGCACCATCCCGACGGGCTTCGGGCGCTGCACGACCGCTTCGACGCCTGGCTCGCCGAGCAGGACGCGGAGGCCCACGCGCGGCTGGCGAAATGGCGCGCGGCCCCGGACGCGCTCGGGGCGAAGGACGTGTCGGCCACGATCGTCGCGGTCGCGCCGTACGTCGGTCGCTTCGTCGCGCGGCTCTTCGGGGTCGAGCGCGAGGTCGACGAGCGCTCGCGGTCGATCGCGCTCGAGGAGCCGGTGTTCGCGTTCCGCAAGGCCGTGCTCAAGAAGCGCGTCGTCGACGCGAAGAGTGCGCCCGCGTGGAGCGGCGCGCTCGAGGTCGCGCACGGGATCGCGTCGGCCGCGCGCACGACGTTCGCGTCGGACGACGAGGACGAGGAGCGCGCGATCGCGATCGCGGGCCTCCGTGTGCACGCGATCGACGACACCGCGCGCAAGGTCGCGCGCGGCGGCGGCGCGAGCTGGACGGATGCGCTGCGCGAGGACGCGTCGCGGCTGCGCGCCGCGGTGGCGACGGTGGACGACGTGAGCGCGCTCGACGACGGAGCGCTCGCGGCGCGGGTGATCGATGCGATCGTCGCGTCGATCCACGCGCGTCGCGCCGATGCCGGCGATCCGGTGTCGCGCTGGCCTTCGCTGCGCGCGCGGCACGAGCTGCACCACGAGAAGCTGGTGCGGCTGCGGGTGCCCGAGGACGCGCGCGCGCCCGGTGAGCTCGAGGGGCCGCGTGATCATCGTCGCGAGCGTGTCGAGCCGTTCGCGCTGACCGATCATCGCGGCTCGCCGCGCGCGATCGCGACCGAGGTCGATCTGTGCCTCGACTGCCACGCGCGCGAGAAGGACTCGTGCAGCAAGGGCCTCAAGGACAAGAGCGGCGCGCTCAAGAAGAACCCGATCGGCGTCGAGCTCCCGGGCTGCCCGCTGCACGAGCCGATCGGCGAGATGAACGAGCTGCGCCGCGGCGGTGAGGTGATCGGCGCGCTCGCGGCGGTGACGATCGCGAACCCGATGTGCCCGGGCACCGGCCACCGCATCTGCAACGACTGCATGAAGGCGTGCGTCTTCCAGACCTCGGAGCCGGTGAACATCCCGGAGATCGAGACGCGCGTGCTCGAGGACGTGCTGCGCCTGCCGTGGGGCTTCGAGATCTGGTCGCTGCTGACGCGCTGGAACCCGCTGCACGTCACGCGCCCGTACCCGCGCGCGAACATCGGGAAGAGCGTGCTCGTCGTCGGGCTCGGACCCGCGGGCTACACGCTGTGCCATCACCTCGTGAACGAGGGCTTCGGCGTCGTCGCGATCGACGGGCTGAAGCTCGAGCCGCTGCCCGCCGAGCTGGTGGGCTCGAGCGAGCGTCCGCCGGTGCCGGTGCGCGACGTCGATGCGCTGCGCACGCCGCTCGAGGAGCGCGTGATCGGCGGCTTCGGCGGCGTGAGCGAGTACGGGATCACGGTGCGCTGGGACAAGTCGTTCCTCGCGCTGCTGCACCTCAACCTCGCACGTCGCGCGACGTTCCGCGCGTACGGCGGCGTGCGCTTCGGCGGGACGATCACGCTCGAGGACGCGTGGTCGCTCGGCTTCGATCACGTCGCGATCGCCGCGGGCGCCGGCAAGCCGACGATGATCGACGTGCCGAACGGGCTCGCGCGCGGCGTGCGCCAGGCGAGCGACTTCCTGATGGGCCTGCAGCTCGGCGGCGCGTTCAAGCGCGACTCGCTCGCGCAGCTGCAGGTGCGCCTGCCCGCGGTGGTGATCGGCGGTGGTCTGACCGCGATCGACGCCGCGACCGAGCTGCTCGCGTACTACGTGGTGCAGGTCGAGAAGACGCTCGAGCGCGTCGAGGCGATGGCGCGTGGTCGCTCGATCGACGCGGTGCTGGCGCGGCTCGACGACGAAGAGCGCGAGGTGGTGCGCGAGCACCTCGAGCACGCGCGCGCGCTGCGCGAAGAGCGTGCAGCGGCGGCGCGCGAGCTGCGTGCGCCGCGCATCCAGGCGCTCTTGGATTCGTGGGGCGGCGTGCGGCTCGCGTATCGACGTCGCCTCGCGGACTCGCCGGCGTACCGCTTGAACCACGAAGAGGTCGCGAAGTCGCTCGAGGAGGGCGTGCGCTACCTCGAGCTCCTCGCGCCCGCGGAGGTGCACGTCGATCGCTTCGGCGCGGCGGAGGCGATCAGCTTCGAGCGCCAGGAGATCGCGGACGGCGGCGCGCTGCGCGGGACCGGCGAGCACGTGAAGGTACCGGCGCGCACGATCCTGGTCGCGGCGGGCACGCGCCCGAACGTGACCTACGAGCGCGAGCATCCGGGCACGTTCGCGATCGATCGCCGCGGGTTCTTCGCGAGCCACGACGCGCGCGTGGGCGAGGACGGAACGATCACGCTCGTGCCCGCGCCGAGCGGCGAGGGGTTCTTCACGAGCTACGCGAAGGACGGACGCGTCGTCAGCTACTACGGCGACAACCACCCGAAGTATGCGGGCAGCGTCGTGAAGGCGATGGCGAGCGCGAAGGACGGGCACGTGCACGTCTCGCGTCTGTTCGCGCGCGACATCGCGGCGCTCGATGCGGCGCGAGGAGACACGAGGCAGCAGAGCGCGCGCGATGCGGCGTGGAGCGCGCTGGTCGCGACGCTCGACGACGAGCTGCTCGCGCGCGTGCACGAGACCAAGCGGCTCGCGCCGGGCATCGTCGAGGTCGTGGTGCACGCGCCGCGCGCGGCGCGCGCGTTCCGGCCCGGGCAGTTCTATCGCCTTCAAGGGCTCGAGAGCCTCGCGTCGCGCGCGCAGGGCACGACGCTGGTCACCGAGGGCCTCGCGCTCACCGGCGCGCGCACCGATCTCGAGCGCGGCCTCGTGTCGGTGATCGTGCTCGAGATGGGCGCGTCGTCGAAGCTCTGCGAGCGGATGCGCCCCGGCGATCCGATCGTGCTGATGGGCCCGACCGGCGCGCCCACCGAGATCGGTCACGGCGAGAACGTGCTGCTGCTCGGCGGCGGGCTCGGCAACGCGGTGCTCTTCTCGATCGGGCGCGCGCTGCGCGAGGCGGGATCGCGCGTGCTGTACTTCGCGGGCTATCGCGACAGCGCGCAGCTCTTCGAGCAGGGCGAGATCGAGGCCAGCTCGGACCAGGTGATCTGGGCGAACGACCACGGCGCGCCGATCGCGCCGCGACGCCCGCAGGACGCGCAGTTCCGCGGGAACATCGTGCAGGCGATGCAGGCCTACGAGCGCGGGGAGCTCGGCGAGCGCGTGTTCTCGCTCGGCGAGGTCGATCGGGTGCTCGCGATCGGGTCCGACGGGATGATGCGCGCGGTGCGGGACGTGCGGCAGGGGCTTCTCGCGAAGCAGCTCGGCCGCGCGAAGGTCGCGCTCGGCAGCATCAACTCGCCGATGCAGTGCATGATGAAAGAGATCTGCGGGCAGTGCCTGCAGCGGCGCGTGGACCCGGCGACCGGTGCCGAGCGCTTCGTGTACACGTGTTACGAGCAGGACCAGCCGCTCGACGAGGTCGACTTCGACTTTTTGCGGCAGCGGCTGCGCCAGAGCTCGGCGCACGAGAAGCTCGCGGACGCGTGGCTCGCGCACGTGCTCGCGAGCGAGAGCGTCTCGCCCGGGCCGAACGAAGCGCAAGCCGCGGAGTGA
- a CDS encoding alkaline phosphatase D family protein, translated as MTAWRRAAPRACDAANAPPLPSRHRALLASRAGVRAMSEPSDRDDERSETKQTRREFLGAAVVAAVGLGTGCGGGSTGADPDGGALARDARIQDDDASTEIDAGPPDSGVAPVDPPDDVTEAALAIFPLGVASGDATTTRAIVWTRYTGDRALELVVWEMDEGRYARTVHAAEVAPGEHGVVRVDVEALTPGARHRYVFFEIEAGERVARSPIGRLRAAPDGDVADVLRIGACSCTSNSREVATLAHAASREDLDVFLYLGDTTYNDGARSLAQYRDKWDESLSRAGYRAIRGATSGLSTWDDHEFDNDWNPETFDAAQLVAAKQTFFEHQPVRRDESAPDRVWKSMRWGRTAEIFVLDCRSERKPSTRRDENAEYLSRAQMDWLKAGLAASDAVFKILVNSVPIANFPTLFDAASNDRWEGYAAQRDEILGFIDDEAIPGVLWVAGDFHLASAQRVSPSGPGSAQVEILAGPGAQTGNPLAGILGGDQFDFQSTTNNYVVIDLDPATTRARVWWYDASGSAIETIEYPLG; from the coding sequence GTGACGGCGTGGCGCCGTGCCGCGCCGCGCGCCTGCGACGCAGCGAACGCTCCCCCACTTCCGTCCCGACACCGCGCGCTGTTAGCGTCCCGCGCGGGGGTGAGAGCGATGTCGGAGCCGAGCGATCGAGACGACGAGCGCAGCGAGACGAAGCAGACACGGCGCGAATTCCTCGGCGCAGCGGTGGTCGCGGCCGTGGGCCTCGGCACCGGCTGCGGCGGCGGATCGACGGGCGCGGATCCAGACGGCGGCGCGCTCGCGCGCGACGCGCGCATCCAGGACGACGATGCGTCGACGGAGATCGACGCGGGCCCGCCCGACAGCGGCGTCGCGCCGGTCGATCCGCCCGACGACGTGACCGAGGCCGCGCTCGCGATCTTCCCGCTCGGCGTCGCGAGCGGCGACGCGACCACGACGCGCGCGATCGTCTGGACGCGCTACACCGGCGATCGCGCGCTCGAGCTCGTCGTGTGGGAGATGGACGAGGGCCGCTATGCGCGCACCGTGCACGCGGCCGAGGTCGCGCCCGGCGAGCACGGCGTCGTGCGCGTCGATGTGGAAGCGCTCACCCCGGGTGCGCGTCACCGCTACGTCTTCTTCGAGATCGAGGCTGGTGAGCGCGTGGCGCGCAGCCCCATCGGGCGCCTGCGCGCGGCGCCCGACGGGGACGTGGCGGACGTGCTGCGCATCGGTGCGTGCTCGTGCACGTCGAACTCGCGCGAGGTCGCCACGCTCGCACACGCGGCGTCGCGCGAAGATCTCGACGTGTTCCTCTATCTCGGGGACACGACCTACAACGACGGCGCGCGCTCGCTCGCGCAGTACCGCGACAAGTGGGACGAGAGCCTGTCGCGCGCGGGCTATCGCGCGATTCGTGGCGCGACGAGCGGGCTGTCGACGTGGGACGACCACGAGTTCGACAACGACTGGAACCCCGAGACGTTCGACGCCGCGCAGCTCGTCGCCGCGAAGCAGACGTTCTTCGAGCACCAGCCGGTGCGTCGCGACGAGAGCGCGCCCGATCGCGTGTGGAAGTCGATGCGCTGGGGACGCACCGCCGAGATCTTCGTGCTCGACTGCCGCAGCGAGCGGAAGCCGTCGACGCGCCGCGACGAGAACGCGGAGTACCTCTCGCGCGCGCAGATGGACTGGCTCAAGGCGGGTCTCGCGGCGAGCGACGCGGTGTTCAAGATCCTCGTGAATTCCGTGCCGATCGCGAACTTTCCGACGCTCTTCGACGCGGCGTCGAACGATCGCTGGGAGGGCTACGCCGCGCAGCGCGACGAGATCCTCGGCTTCATCGACGACGAAGCGATCCCCGGCGTGCTGTGGGTCGCGGGCGACTTCCATCTCGCGAGCGCGCAGCGTGTGTCGCCGTCGGGCCCGGGCAGCGCGCAGGTCGAGATCCTCGCCGGGCCGGGGGCGCAGACGGGCAATCCGCTCGCCGGGATCCTCGGGGGCGATCAGTTCGACTTCCAGAGCACGACGAACAACTACGTCGTGATCGATCTCGACCCCGCGACCACCCGCGCGCGCGTCTGGTGGTACGACGCGTCCGGCTCGGCGATCGAGACCATCGAATACCCGCTCGGGTGA
- a CDS encoding PilT/PilU family type 4a pilus ATPase, with amino-acid sequence MLLAEKIRALRDAAWATPEELRGFVSAAAPAPAAEIERLLAVLSEPGLASQGPRHVNRCSAFKAIAFASVEPALFAPLARALRTADPVARRAIAAVLPRANDVEAHRVLCDVLGDPDPDARAHAAAVLEQVGGPSALTALQRLVAQRDFAGREEAMQVMVPKARHRAIPLVAAVLEHGTRREQVAALRYLGDPALVGGRVDEVVVHLRRALAVRDAAVLAEVLAALANVLPEESILDEIEARVAAPDADPVLIDALGGMRSARTAALLAARSRSGSAAQRLAAVRALRRMAIGDVVPHLVEIAHGADPSLRRAAMESLIALAEERKVDLARILVALLGHADPEARRTAVALAKNIESGAVDLAARLLDLLRNEDWFVRERVLDSLVELRFPELAPAIVQLLDDPSPVIRRYAVYGLLRLRDPETLGAMLLVAVRDDDWWVREQAVLAIAELADARAIPYLAALVREREDLRVAALEALGLLEGEDAIVELGELVGDPDATVRSTMLELLDRARNGARAAFYVQACVGDAIPAIAKRARELLAKWKVSPDRDAAAAVGVLDRLLVAASRQEADDVLLHAGRPPHAKRHGVVFPLARAEITGDELAVMLIPLLTPRQTEQFDRGEDVDFSYEVKGFDLRFRVNLFRQSTGLAAVLRRIAGTVPELDTLGLPAIVKSFADFPHGLVLVGGPTGSGKSTTLAALIDAINRSEPRHIVTIEDPIEVQHPSRSSVVNQREVGAHTASFADALRSILRQDPDVILVGELRDVTTMEFALQAAETGHLVFATVHTVSAAASIDRLVHAFPGKQQGVVRSMIADSLRAVCCQQLLRRVDGQPGRVLACDVLIANDAVSNLVRKDKCFQLPSIMATSRELGMCSMDDELARLVTQRIVAPDEALSKANDRPAFASMLAANGFLDADEARSVRGASIAPGVASTASGSRARPSLSPAMPSVAPPGPGGPPRRTG; translated from the coding sequence ATGCTCCTGGCCGAGAAGATACGCGCGCTCCGTGACGCTGCTTGGGCGACGCCCGAGGAGCTGCGTGGCTTCGTCTCGGCCGCGGCGCCCGCGCCCGCGGCCGAGATCGAGCGGCTGCTCGCCGTGCTCTCGGAGCCCGGGCTCGCGTCGCAAGGCCCGCGTCACGTGAATCGGTGCTCGGCGTTCAAGGCGATCGCGTTCGCGTCGGTCGAGCCCGCGCTGTTCGCGCCGCTCGCGCGCGCCCTGCGCACCGCGGATCCGGTCGCGCGCCGCGCGATCGCGGCCGTGCTCCCGCGCGCGAACGACGTCGAAGCGCATCGCGTCCTCTGCGACGTGCTCGGCGATCCCGATCCCGATGCGCGCGCGCATGCCGCCGCGGTGCTCGAGCAGGTCGGCGGGCCCTCCGCGCTGACCGCGCTGCAGCGCCTGGTCGCGCAGCGCGACTTCGCGGGCCGTGAAGAGGCGATGCAGGTGATGGTGCCGAAGGCGCGTCACCGCGCGATCCCGCTCGTCGCCGCCGTGCTCGAGCACGGCACGCGTCGCGAGCAGGTCGCGGCGCTGCGTTATCTCGGCGACCCGGCGCTGGTCGGGGGCCGCGTCGACGAGGTCGTCGTCCACCTGCGGCGCGCGCTCGCGGTGCGCGACGCGGCGGTGCTCGCCGAGGTGCTCGCCGCGCTCGCGAACGTGCTCCCCGAGGAGAGCATCCTCGACGAGATCGAGGCGCGCGTGGCCGCGCCCGACGCCGATCCGGTGCTGATCGACGCGCTCGGCGGCATGCGCTCGGCGCGCACCGCGGCCCTCCTCGCGGCGCGATCGCGCAGCGGCAGCGCGGCGCAGCGGCTCGCGGCGGTGCGCGCGCTGCGCCGCATGGCGATCGGCGATGTCGTCCCGCACCTCGTCGAGATCGCGCACGGCGCGGATCCGTCGCTGCGACGCGCCGCGATGGAGTCCCTGATCGCGCTCGCGGAGGAGCGGAAGGTCGACCTCGCGCGCATCCTCGTCGCGCTGCTCGGCCACGCGGACCCCGAGGCGCGCCGGACCGCCGTCGCGCTCGCGAAGAACATCGAGTCGGGCGCGGTGGATCTCGCGGCGCGCCTGCTCGATCTGCTGCGCAACGAAGACTGGTTCGTGCGCGAGCGCGTGCTCGACTCGCTGGTCGAGCTGCGCTTCCCCGAACTCGCGCCCGCGATCGTCCAGCTGCTCGACGATCCGTCGCCGGTCATCCGGCGCTACGCGGTCTACGGGCTCCTGCGGCTGCGCGACCCCGAGACGCTCGGCGCGATGCTGCTCGTCGCGGTGCGCGACGACGACTGGTGGGTGCGCGAGCAGGCGGTGCTCGCGATCGCCGAGCTCGCCGACGCGCGCGCGATCCCGTACCTCGCAGCGCTGGTGCGCGAGCGCGAGGACCTGCGCGTCGCGGCGCTCGAGGCGCTCGGTCTGCTCGAGGGCGAGGACGCGATCGTCGAGCTCGGCGAGCTGGTGGGCGATCCCGACGCGACGGTGCGCTCGACGATGCTCGAGCTCCTCGATCGCGCGCGCAACGGCGCGCGCGCCGCGTTCTACGTGCAGGCGTGCGTGGGCGACGCGATCCCCGCGATCGCGAAGCGCGCGCGCGAGCTGCTCGCGAAGTGGAAGGTCTCTCCAGATCGCGACGCCGCCGCCGCGGTCGGCGTGCTCGATCGTTTGCTCGTCGCGGCCTCGCGCCAGGAGGCGGACGACGTGCTGCTCCACGCGGGGCGTCCTCCGCACGCGAAGCGGCACGGCGTCGTCTTCCCGCTCGCGCGCGCCGAGATCACCGGCGACGAGCTCGCGGTGATGCTCATCCCGCTGCTCACGCCGCGGCAGACCGAGCAGTTCGATCGCGGCGAGGACGTCGACTTCTCGTACGAGGTGAAGGGCTTCGACCTCCGCTTCCGCGTGAACCTCTTCCGGCAGTCGACCGGGCTCGCCGCGGTGCTGCGCCGCATCGCGGGCACGGTGCCCGAGCTCGACACGCTCGGCCTGCCCGCGATCGTGAAGAGCTTCGCGGACTTCCCGCACGGGCTCGTGCTCGTCGGCGGCCCGACCGGCTCGGGCAAGTCGACCACGCTCGCCGCGCTGATCGACGCGATCAACCGCAGCGAGCCGCGCCACATCGTGACGATCGAAGATCCGATCGAGGTGCAGCACCCGTCGCGATCGAGCGTCGTGAACCAGCGCGAGGTCGGCGCGCACACCGCGTCGTTCGCCGACGCGCTGCGCAGCATCCTGCGTCAGGATCCCGACGTCATCCTGGTCGGCGAGCTACGCGACGTGACGACGATGGAGTTCGCGCTCCAGGCCGCGGAGACCGGCCACCTCGTGTTCGCGACCGTGCACACGGTGTCCGCCGCCGCGAGCATCGATCGGCTCGTGCACGCGTTCCCCGGCAAGCAGCAGGGCGTCGTGCGCTCGATGATCGCCGACAGCCTGCGCGCGGTGTGCTGCCAGCAGCTCCTGCGCCGCGTCGACGGCCAGCCGGGGCGCGTGCTCGCGTGCGACGTCCTGATCGCGAACGACGCGGTCTCGAACCTCGTACGCAAGGACAAGTGCTTCCAGCTCCCGAGCATCATGGCGACGAGCCGCGAGCTCGGGATGTGCTCGATGGACGACGAGCTCGCGCGCCTCGTGACCCAGCGCATCGTCGCGCCCGACGAGGCGCTCTCGAAGGCGAACGATCGCCCGGCGTTCGCGAGCATGCTCGCGGCGAACGGGTTCCTCGACGCCGACGAAGCGCGCAGCGTGCGCGGCGCGTCGATCGCGCCCGGCGTCGCGTCGACCGCATCGGGCTCGCGCGCGCGACCGAGCCTCTCGCCCGCGATGCCGAGCGTGGCGCCGCCCGGCCCCGGCGGTCCGCCGCGGAGGACCGGCTGA
- a CDS encoding type IV pilus twitching motility protein PilT — protein MPRIDTFLRIAADQRASDVHFHAGKIPAIRHLGDIVRLPYRRLGAHDTRAFLDEILTPAQKEQLEREQQIDFMYEVDGLARFRACVYEQSDGPGAVFRVVPDRVPSVDEIRVPHSVQQLVTASNGLVLVTGPTGSGKSTTVAALIDRVNRMQERHVLTIEDPIEYVHKSQRSVITQREVGRDASTFASALRSALREAPDVLLVGEVRDYDTVKMLLGAAEAGVLVIATLHTGSAAKAVDRLVGACPGDVQDQVRITLSLTLRGVVAQRLCKLATRNGRVAAMEVLLPSHAVAHLVRENKLHQIDAYLRSGEQLASGTRSLEHALAELVLSGEVEEREALLHANDPAVLKEIVAKGAVP, from the coding sequence ATGCCGCGCATCGACACGTTCCTGCGCATCGCCGCGGATCAGCGCGCGAGCGACGTGCACTTCCACGCCGGCAAGATCCCGGCGATCCGCCACCTCGGCGACATCGTGCGGCTGCCCTATCGCCGCCTCGGCGCGCACGACACGCGCGCGTTCCTCGACGAGATCCTCACGCCCGCGCAGAAGGAGCAGCTCGAGCGCGAGCAGCAGATCGACTTCATGTACGAGGTCGACGGGCTCGCGCGCTTCCGCGCGTGCGTGTACGAGCAGTCCGACGGCCCCGGCGCGGTGTTCCGCGTCGTGCCCGATCGTGTGCCGAGCGTCGACGAGATCCGCGTGCCGCACTCGGTGCAGCAGCTCGTCACCGCGTCGAACGGGCTCGTGCTCGTCACCGGACCGACCGGCTCGGGCAAGAGCACGACCGTCGCGGCGCTGATCGATCGCGTGAACCGCATGCAGGAGCGGCACGTGCTGACGATCGAGGACCCGATCGAGTACGTGCACAAGTCGCAGCGCTCGGTGATCACGCAGCGCGAGGTCGGACGCGACGCGTCGACCTTCGCGTCGGCGCTGCGCTCGGCGCTGCGCGAGGCCCCCGACGTGCTGCTCGTCGGCGAGGTGCGCGACTACGACACCGTGAAGATGCTGCTCGGCGCGGCGGAAGCGGGCGTGCTCGTGATCGCGACGCTCCACACGGGATCTGCGGCGAAAGCGGTCGATCGTCTGGTGGGCGCGTGCCCCGGCGACGTGCAGGACCAGGTGCGGATCACGCTCTCGCTGACGCTGCGCGGCGTGGTCGCGCAGCGCCTCTGCAAGCTCGCGACGCGCAACGGCCGGGTCGCGGCGATGGAGGTGCTCCTTCCCTCGCACGCGGTCGCGCACCTCGTGCGCGAGAACAAGCTCCACCAGATCGACGCGTACCTGCGCAGCGGCGAGCAGCTCGCGAGCGGCACGCGCAGCCTCGAGCACGCGCTCGCCGAGCTGGTGCTGAGCGGCGAGGTCGAAGAGCGCGAGGCGCTGCTGCACGCGAACGACCCCGCGGTGCTGAAGGAGATCGTGGCGAAGGGAGCGGTGCCGTGA
- a CDS encoding RNA polymerase sigma factor produces the protein MDRAALETLVASHRQFLAFVERRVSSRAVAEEILQDAFVRGIERGGALREDESATAWFYRVLRNAIVDHHRRRGTEARALEALARELDEEAPEAEALRATVCGCVSEIATTLKPEYAEILRAVEVEGRSVKDFAGAHGITPNNAAVRVHRAREALRTQVARACGTCATHGCFDCTCSKEAHG, from the coding sequence GTGGATCGCGCCGCCCTCGAGACCCTCGTCGCTTCTCACCGTCAGTTCCTCGCGTTCGTCGAGCGCCGCGTGAGCTCGCGCGCGGTCGCCGAGGAGATCCTCCAGGACGCGTTCGTGCGCGGCATCGAGCGCGGCGGCGCGCTGCGCGAGGACGAGTCGGCGACCGCGTGGTTCTATCGCGTGCTGCGCAACGCGATCGTCGATCACCATCGTCGTCGCGGCACCGAAGCGCGCGCGCTCGAAGCGCTCGCGCGCGAGCTCGACGAGGAGGCGCCCGAGGCCGAGGCGCTGCGCGCGACGGTGTGCGGATGCGTGAGCGAGATCGCGACGACGCTCAAGCCCGAGTACGCGGAGATCCTCCGCGCGGTCGAGGTCGAAGGACGGAGCGTGAAGGACTTCGCGGGCGCGCACGGGATCACGCCGAACAACGCGGCCGTTCGCGTGCACCGCGCGCGCGAGGCGCTCCGCACCCAGGTCGCGCGCGCGTGCGGGACGTGCGCGACGCACGGCTGCTTCGACTGCACGTGCAGCAAGGAAGCGCACGGCTGA